A stretch of Malus sylvestris chromosome 11, drMalSylv7.2, whole genome shotgun sequence DNA encodes these proteins:
- the LOC126591610 gene encoding lysine-specific demethylase JMJ31-like isoform X2 produces the protein MESSLRVRRLNEVPSATDFASRIESENVPAVFSGCVKDWKAFSNWNPCNGGLDYLQERVGLCVVEAMLSDSAPVFNGDIRSHERVPLQFSAFIGLCKKHMHHSEDGSGAESDRQGLLESSSEYDSKPYEDAPQQIYLAQIPIINTETEERVQLGSLREDIQTPVFLEDKVLVSINLWMNNAQARSSTHYDPHHNLLCVVSGRKQVVLWPPSASPMLYPMPIYGEASNHSSVPLENPNFSNYPRAQCLMQHSQKLILQPGDALFIPEGWFHQVDSDDLTIAVNFWWRSNVALNMSEHMDAYYLRIILRRLTDREMDRVLPVPSLSEMENMKRHTGIVLKKGQVDHNDNALDQACERKDLKGKEVEQRFMSHVLEPLAVPALHELISLVHGHVNAAEQRQPVQSASTTASAANVKDECIKVVRQSSFSLEDDPVAKIFWTLHPITLKNVFLAMVKNFPRTLEALILHLLSPVGAEVLTRKFEGMDQLITEEERNNFYKAFYGAFDDQFAAMDAILNGKEVFAQQAYKNVLDKYLGVDWSGPKPGV, from the exons ATGGAGTCGTCTCTGCGAGTTCGAAGATTGAACGAAGTTCCTTCGGCCACAGACTTCGCGTCTCGGATCGAATCCGAGAACGTTCCCGCC GTTTTCAGCGGCTGCGTCAAAGATTGGAAAGCTTTCTCCAATTGGAATCCATGTAATGGCGGTCTCGATTATTTGCAg GAACGAGTCGGATTGTGTGTTGTGGAAGCTATGCTATCTGATTCAGCACCTGTATTCAATGGTGATATTAGAAGCCATGAGAGG GTACCGCTGCAATTTTCTGCATTCATTGGTCTATGTAAGAAACACATGCATCATTCGGAGGATGGTTCCGGTGCTGAATCAGATCGGCAAGGGCTACTGGAGTCTTCATCTGAGTATGACAGTAAGCCCTATGAGGATGCTCCTCAACAAATCTATTTAGCACAG ATCCCAATAATCAATACTGAAACTGAAGAGAGGGTTCAACTAGGATCTTTGAGGGAGGATATCCAAACG CCTGTATTTTTGGAGGACAAAGTACTAGTTTCTATCAACTTGTGGATGAACAATGCTCAAGCTAGATCAAGTACTCACTATGATCCACACCATAACCTTCTCTGCGTAGTCTCTGGCCGCAAACAAG TGGTTTTATGGCCTCCTTCAGCAAGTCCTATGTTATACCCTATGCCAATATATGGGGAGGCATCAAATCACAG TTCTGTTCCTTTAGAGAACCCAAACTTTTCAAATTATCCAAGAGCACAATGTTTAATGCAGCACTCGCAGAAGCTTATTCTTCAGCCAGGTGACGCCCTTTTCATTCCTGAAGGCTG GTTCCACCAGGTGGATAGTGATGATCTGACCATTGCTGTGAACTTTTGGTGGCGGTCCAATGTAGCGTTAAACATGTCAGAACACATGGATGCATATTATCTGCGCATAATATTAAGAAG ACTGACAGATAGAGAAATG GACCGAGTGCTGCCCGTACCTTCTTTATCTGAAATGGAGAACATGAAGAGGCATACTGGTATAGTGCTTAAAAAAGGACAAGTAG ATCACAATGACAATGCTTTGGATCAGGCATGTGAGAGAAAGGATCTTAAAGGGAAGGAAGTAGAACAAAGATTTATGTCGCATGTACTGGAGCCCCTTGCCGTCCCTGCTCTTCATGAACTTATTTCTTTAGTTCATGGTCATGTTAATGCTGCTGAGCAAAGACAACCAGTGCAATCCGCTTCAACAACTGCTTCTGCAGCTAATGTGAAAGATGAATGCATCAAAGTCGTGAGACAGAGTTCGTTTAGCTTGGAAGATGATCCAGTTGCTAAAATCTTTTGGACTCTTCACCCCATCACTTTGAAAAATGTATTTCTTGCCATGGTG AAAAATTTTCCAAGAACTTTGGAGGCTTTAATACTGCACTTGCTTTCACCAGTGGGAGCAGAAGTGCTTACCCGCAAATTTGAAGGAATGGATCAACTGATCACCGAGGAAGAACG GAACAATTTCTACAAGGCTTTCTATGGGGCATTTGACGACCAATTCGCAGCAATGGATGCAATTTTGAATGGGAAAGAAGTATTTGCACAACAG GCATACAAGAACGTATTGGATAAATATTTGGGAGTAGACTGGAGTGGGCCGAAACCCGGGGTCTGA
- the LOC126591610 gene encoding lysine-specific demethylase JMJ31-like isoform X3: MAVSIICRNESDCVLWKLCYLIQHLYSMVILEAMRGYRCNFLHSLVYVRNTCIIRRMVPVLNQIGKGYWSLHLSMTIPIINTETEERVQLGSLREDIQTPVFLEDKVLVSINLWMNNAQARSSTHYDPHHNLLCVVSGRKQVVLWPPSASPMLYPMPIYGEASNHSSVPLENPNFSNYPRAQCLMQHSQKLILQPGDALFIPEGWFHQVDSDDLTIAVNFWWRSNVALNMSEHMDAYYLRIILRRLTDREMTGPSAACTSLSPSHKHTHWWTFLFDRVLPVPSLSEMENMKRHTGIVLKKGQVDHNDNALDQACERKDLKGKEVEQRFMSHVLEPLAVPALHELISLVHGHVNAAEQRQPVQSASTTASAANVKDECIKVVRQSSFSLEDDPVAKIFWTLHPITLKNVFLAMVKNFPRTLEALILHLLSPVGAEVLTRKFEGMDQLITEEERNNFYKAFYGAFDDQFAAMDAILNGKEVFAQQAYKNVLDKYLGVDWSGPKPGV, translated from the exons ATGGCGGTCTCGATTATTTGCAg GAACGAGTCGGATTGTGTGTTGTGGAAGCTATGCTATCTGATTCAGCACCTGTATTCAATGGTGATATTAGAAGCCATGAGAGG GTACCGCTGCAATTTTCTGCATTCATTGGTCTATGTAAGAAACACATGCATCATTCGGAGGATGGTTCCGGTGCTGAATCAGATCGGCAAGGGCTACTGGAGTCTTCATCTGAGTATGACA ATCCCAATAATCAATACTGAAACTGAAGAGAGGGTTCAACTAGGATCTTTGAGGGAGGATATCCAAACG CCTGTATTTTTGGAGGACAAAGTACTAGTTTCTATCAACTTGTGGATGAACAATGCTCAAGCTAGATCAAGTACTCACTATGATCCACACCATAACCTTCTCTGCGTAGTCTCTGGCCGCAAACAAG TGGTTTTATGGCCTCCTTCAGCAAGTCCTATGTTATACCCTATGCCAATATATGGGGAGGCATCAAATCACAG TTCTGTTCCTTTAGAGAACCCAAACTTTTCAAATTATCCAAGAGCACAATGTTTAATGCAGCACTCGCAGAAGCTTATTCTTCAGCCAGGTGACGCCCTTTTCATTCCTGAAGGCTG GTTCCACCAGGTGGATAGTGATGATCTGACCATTGCTGTGAACTTTTGGTGGCGGTCCAATGTAGCGTTAAACATGTCAGAACACATGGATGCATATTATCTGCGCATAATATTAAGAAG ACTGACAGATAGAGAAATG acaGGACCGAGTGCTGCCtgtacctctctctctccctcacacaaacacacacattgGTGGACATTCTTATTT GACCGAGTGCTGCCCGTACCTTCTTTATCTGAAATGGAGAACATGAAGAGGCATACTGGTATAGTGCTTAAAAAAGGACAAGTAG ATCACAATGACAATGCTTTGGATCAGGCATGTGAGAGAAAGGATCTTAAAGGGAAGGAAGTAGAACAAAGATTTATGTCGCATGTACTGGAGCCCCTTGCCGTCCCTGCTCTTCATGAACTTATTTCTTTAGTTCATGGTCATGTTAATGCTGCTGAGCAAAGACAACCAGTGCAATCCGCTTCAACAACTGCTTCTGCAGCTAATGTGAAAGATGAATGCATCAAAGTCGTGAGACAGAGTTCGTTTAGCTTGGAAGATGATCCAGTTGCTAAAATCTTTTGGACTCTTCACCCCATCACTTTGAAAAATGTATTTCTTGCCATGGTG AAAAATTTTCCAAGAACTTTGGAGGCTTTAATACTGCACTTGCTTTCACCAGTGGGAGCAGAAGTGCTTACCCGCAAATTTGAAGGAATGGATCAACTGATCACCGAGGAAGAACG GAACAATTTCTACAAGGCTTTCTATGGGGCATTTGACGACCAATTCGCAGCAATGGATGCAATTTTGAATGGGAAAGAAGTATTTGCACAACAG GCATACAAGAACGTATTGGATAAATATTTGGGAGTAGACTGGAGTGGGCCGAAACCCGGGGTCTGA
- the LOC126591611 gene encoding transmembrane emp24 domain-containing protein p24beta3-like, whose translation MEKRKRFETAKIYVAYGFLLSLIGNGSVATALSITVTEFECVSEQVLHEGDTVSGNFVAIDHDIFWSSDHPGIDFTATAPGGSIVSSLKGTSGDKFKFKAPKSGIYKFCFRNPASTPETVSFYIHVGHIPNEHELAKDEHMDPLNIKIAELREALEAITTEQKFLKARDARHRYTNVSTNKRVIYFTLAEYLVFAGASALQVLYIRNLFSKSVAYNRV comes from the exons atggagaaaagaaagagattcGAGACCGCCAAGATTTACGTGGCGTACGGTTTTCTTCTGAGCCTCATCGGCAATGGCAGTGTTGCTACTGCTCTTTCAATCACCGTGACGGAGTTTGAATGCGTATCAGAGCAGGTTCTGCACGAGGGAGACACCGTCTCCGGAAACTTTGTTGCCATAGACCATGACATCTTCTGGAGCTCCGACCACCCTGGCATCGATTTCACT GCTACAGCTCCAGGAGGTAGCATTGTGTCTTCTCTGAAAGGAACGTCGGGAGATAAGTTCAAGTTCAAGGCACCAAAAAGCGGAATCTACAAGTTCTGTTTTCGAAATCCTGCTTCGACTCCTGAGACTGTTTCGTTCTACATCCATGTTGGCCACATCCCAAATGAGCATGAATTGGCTAAAGACG AACATATGGACCCTCTGAATATTAAAATTGCCGAGCTGAGAGAAGCATTGGAGGCTATCACAACGGAGCAAAAGTTCCTTAAAGCGCGCGATGCCAGGCATAGATACA CAAATGTTAGCACGAACAAACGAGTGATCTACTTCACACTTGCAGAGTACCTTGTATTTGCCGGTGCAAGCGCTCTTCAAGTGCTCTACATCCGCAATCTGTTCAGCAAGTCCGTTGCTTATAACAGAGTTTAA
- the LOC126591610 gene encoding lysine-specific demethylase JMJ31-like isoform X1, whose product MESSLRVRRLNEVPSATDFASRIESENVPAVFSGCVKDWKAFSNWNPCNGGLDYLQERVGLCVVEAMLSDSAPVFNGDIRSHERVPLQFSAFIGLCKKHMHHSEDGSGAESDRQGLLESSSEYDSKPYEDAPQQIYLAQIPIINTETEERVQLGSLREDIQTPVFLEDKVLVSINLWMNNAQARSSTHYDPHHNLLCVVSGRKQVVLWPPSASPMLYPMPIYGEASNHSSVPLENPNFSNYPRAQCLMQHSQKLILQPGDALFIPEGWFHQVDSDDLTIAVNFWWRSNVALNMSEHMDAYYLRIILRRLTDREMTGPSAACTSLSPSHKHTHWWTFLFDRVLPVPSLSEMENMKRHTGIVLKKGQVDHNDNALDQACERKDLKGKEVEQRFMSHVLEPLAVPALHELISLVHGHVNAAEQRQPVQSASTTASAANVKDECIKVVRQSSFSLEDDPVAKIFWTLHPITLKNVFLAMVKNFPRTLEALILHLLSPVGAEVLTRKFEGMDQLITEEERNNFYKAFYGAFDDQFAAMDAILNGKEVFAQQAYKNVLDKYLGVDWSGPKPGV is encoded by the exons ATGGAGTCGTCTCTGCGAGTTCGAAGATTGAACGAAGTTCCTTCGGCCACAGACTTCGCGTCTCGGATCGAATCCGAGAACGTTCCCGCC GTTTTCAGCGGCTGCGTCAAAGATTGGAAAGCTTTCTCCAATTGGAATCCATGTAATGGCGGTCTCGATTATTTGCAg GAACGAGTCGGATTGTGTGTTGTGGAAGCTATGCTATCTGATTCAGCACCTGTATTCAATGGTGATATTAGAAGCCATGAGAGG GTACCGCTGCAATTTTCTGCATTCATTGGTCTATGTAAGAAACACATGCATCATTCGGAGGATGGTTCCGGTGCTGAATCAGATCGGCAAGGGCTACTGGAGTCTTCATCTGAGTATGACAGTAAGCCCTATGAGGATGCTCCTCAACAAATCTATTTAGCACAG ATCCCAATAATCAATACTGAAACTGAAGAGAGGGTTCAACTAGGATCTTTGAGGGAGGATATCCAAACG CCTGTATTTTTGGAGGACAAAGTACTAGTTTCTATCAACTTGTGGATGAACAATGCTCAAGCTAGATCAAGTACTCACTATGATCCACACCATAACCTTCTCTGCGTAGTCTCTGGCCGCAAACAAG TGGTTTTATGGCCTCCTTCAGCAAGTCCTATGTTATACCCTATGCCAATATATGGGGAGGCATCAAATCACAG TTCTGTTCCTTTAGAGAACCCAAACTTTTCAAATTATCCAAGAGCACAATGTTTAATGCAGCACTCGCAGAAGCTTATTCTTCAGCCAGGTGACGCCCTTTTCATTCCTGAAGGCTG GTTCCACCAGGTGGATAGTGATGATCTGACCATTGCTGTGAACTTTTGGTGGCGGTCCAATGTAGCGTTAAACATGTCAGAACACATGGATGCATATTATCTGCGCATAATATTAAGAAG ACTGACAGATAGAGAAATG acaGGACCGAGTGCTGCCtgtacctctctctctccctcacacaaacacacacattgGTGGACATTCTTATTT GACCGAGTGCTGCCCGTACCTTCTTTATCTGAAATGGAGAACATGAAGAGGCATACTGGTATAGTGCTTAAAAAAGGACAAGTAG ATCACAATGACAATGCTTTGGATCAGGCATGTGAGAGAAAGGATCTTAAAGGGAAGGAAGTAGAACAAAGATTTATGTCGCATGTACTGGAGCCCCTTGCCGTCCCTGCTCTTCATGAACTTATTTCTTTAGTTCATGGTCATGTTAATGCTGCTGAGCAAAGACAACCAGTGCAATCCGCTTCAACAACTGCTTCTGCAGCTAATGTGAAAGATGAATGCATCAAAGTCGTGAGACAGAGTTCGTTTAGCTTGGAAGATGATCCAGTTGCTAAAATCTTTTGGACTCTTCACCCCATCACTTTGAAAAATGTATTTCTTGCCATGGTG AAAAATTTTCCAAGAACTTTGGAGGCTTTAATACTGCACTTGCTTTCACCAGTGGGAGCAGAAGTGCTTACCCGCAAATTTGAAGGAATGGATCAACTGATCACCGAGGAAGAACG GAACAATTTCTACAAGGCTTTCTATGGGGCATTTGACGACCAATTCGCAGCAATGGATGCAATTTTGAATGGGAAAGAAGTATTTGCACAACAG GCATACAAGAACGTATTGGATAAATATTTGGGAGTAGACTGGAGTGGGCCGAAACCCGGGGTCTGA